The Salarias fasciatus unplaced genomic scaffold, fSalaFa1.1, whole genome shotgun sequence genome includes a window with the following:
- the trmt13 gene encoding tRNA:m(4)X modification enzyme TRM13 homolog: MSRSTVSSRPADRTAPTTTSSCSSAGPGPGPGPGPGPGPGPGPEPGPGGGRRGGGGEPGPPPRSLAIFLHMGGGRRGAMTSPRRSSKEAGKKRRGTLNAPRWAWLPSLPGVMAAPAAPGRCGFFVEKKRRFCKLEAARGRVYCGEHAHMEEGGGARRVTCPLDPKHTVCVDKLQQHLKRCNSRERPPPVYFVKDRNAGPAGEDEAPQKSLCERTDLESLIRKLKMAAEGLPGRPGDRILSHPALQAELDDPRNGGSAHKHLRQQSSILGHLEDLGLLAKGRCFVEFGAGRGKLAHWILEALKTPQDQQTPQDLQTPQDLQTPKDLQMLLVERSTTRFKVDGRHQGSGVELERLQVDIQHLDLGRVPMIQRKRLPLVAVGKHLCGAATDLALRCLLRTPEVPDPPEPLQKRRRPSEPDQDPDPDPDPDPGPGPGPVLGLVLALCCHHRCQWRHYVGRRFFLDRGLGPDEFSAFCRMSSWATCGLRDRDHDPDQHQDQDQDQDQDQENHTRLPGATERQEVGLLCKRLLDAGRRDFLESQGFRSHLQHFVQSDVTLENVLLTGLRSSAPGK, translated from the exons agctccgccggcccgggaccgggaccgggaccgggaccgggaccgggaccgggaccgggaccagaaccgggacccggaggaggaagacgaggaggaggaggagaaccgggACCGCCGCCCCGCTCACTCGCCATCTTTCTTCATATGGGGGGAGGACGACGCGGCGCGATGACGTCACCGCGTCGGTCTAGTAAAGAGGCGGGAAAAAAACGACg CGGGACCTTGAACGCACCGCGGTGGGCGTGGCTTCCCTCTCTCCCCGGTGTCATGGCGGCTCCCGCGGCTCCAGGCCGCTGCGGCTTCTTCGTGGAGAAGAAGCGGCGCTTCTGCAAGCTGGAGGCCGCGCGCGGGCGCGTGTACTGCGGCGAGCACGCGCACATG GaggaagggggcggagccaggagGGTCACGTGTCCGCTGGACCCTAAaca cacggtgtgtgtggacaagctgcagcagcatctgaaGAGGTGCAACTCCCGGGAGAGGCCGCCGCCG gtTTATTTTGTGAAGGACAGAAACGCGGGGCCGGCCGGGGAAGACGAGGCTCCGCAAAag AGCCTGTGCGAGCGCACGGACCTGGAGTCGCTGATCCGGAAATTAAAGATGGCCGCCGAAG GGCTGCCCGGTCGCCCTGGCGACCGCATCCTGTCGCACCCAGCGCTGCAGGCCGAGCTGGACGACCCGCGCaatggaggctccgcccacaagCACCTGAGGCAGCAG TCCTCCATCCTGGGCCACCTGGAGGACCTGGGCCTGCTGGCTAAGGGGCGCTGCTTTGTGGAGTTTGGGGCCGGGAGGGGGAAGCTGGCCCACTGGATCCTGGAGGCCCTGAAGACCCCCCAGGACCAGCAGACCCCCCAGGACCTGCAGACCCCCCAGGACCTGCAGACCCCCAAAGACCTGCagatgctgctggtggagcgcAGCACCACCCGGTTCAAG GTGGACGGGAGGCACCAGGGCTCCggggtggagctggagcggcTCCAGGTGGACATCCAGCACCTGGACCTGG gtcGGGTCCCCATGATCCAGAGGAAGcggctccccctggtggccgTGGGGAAGCATCTGTGCGGGGCGGCCACAG atctgGCCCTCAGGTGTTTACTGCGGACCCCCGAAGTCCCGGATCCTCCTGAACCCCTTCAGAAACGCCGCCGCCCTTCAGAACCGGACCAGGACCCTGATCCGGACCCGGATCCAGAcccgggtcctggtccgggtccggTCCTGGGCCTGGTCCTGGCTCTCTGCTGCCACCACCGCTGCCAGTGGCGCCACTACGTGGGCCGCAGGTTCTTCCTGGACCGGGGTCTGGGCCCCGACGAGTTCTCCGCCTTCTGCCGCATGTCCAGCTGGGCCACATGTGGACTGAGGGACCGGGACCACGATccagaccagcaccaggaccaggaccaggaccaggaccaggaccaggagaaccacaCCAG GTTGCCGGGGGCGACGGAGCGACAGGAAGTGGGCCTGCTGTGCAAGCGGCTGCTGGACGCCGGGAGGCGGGACTTCCTGGAGTCCCAAGGCTTCCGGAGCCACCTGCAGCACTTCGTCCAATCAGACGTCACCCTGGAGAACGTCCTGCTGACCGGGCTGAGAAGCTCCGCCCctggaaaataa